In Clostridium sporogenes, one genomic interval encodes:
- a CDS encoding SulP family inorganic anion transporter, whose product MLKPEILDILKCKEGGLTKEGLIKDFIAGIIVAIIALPLSVALGIASGVSPEKGLITAIIAGFLISFLGGSRVQIGGPTGAFVVIIYGIIEKYGIDGLVIATLMAGIILIIFGLLRFGSLIKYISYPITVGFTAGIAVTLFSTQVKDFLGLAINKIPSEFLPKWSMYISNMGTLSWQTLSLGIFSLLVLIIWPKFSKKVPGALVALILSTLLAYFLKLDVATIGTQFGEISSKVALPKLPGIDIITLQKLIKPAFTIATLAAIESLLSAVVADGMIGEKHNSNMELIAQGVGNIASALFGGIPATGAIARTAANVKNGGRTPIAGMVHAITLLLIMKIFMPLAKYIPLTTLAAILIVVSYNMSGWRIFKAMLKAPKSDVIILLATFFLTVIFDLVIAIEVGIFISMCLFMRKMALAIEVNELDENYCSKKLSLESIHTNKIGNEILIYDINGPLFFAGIDNFISSIESLDTESKVVILRMKNMPVLDVTAYSELKKIEKLCIEEEIKLIMSEVQAQPMGVMENMGMVSRLGKNRFIRTLEEAIKAANNCCIS is encoded by the coding sequence ATGTTAAAACCAGAAATTTTAGACATATTAAAATGCAAAGAGGGAGGATTAACCAAAGAAGGATTAATAAAAGATTTTATAGCTGGTATTATAGTAGCTATAATAGCTTTACCATTATCTGTGGCTTTGGGTATAGCCTCGGGAGTATCCCCAGAAAAGGGACTTATTACAGCCATAATAGCAGGATTTTTAATTTCATTTTTAGGTGGAAGTAGAGTTCAAATAGGAGGACCTACAGGAGCCTTTGTTGTTATTATATATGGTATCATAGAGAAATATGGTATAGATGGACTTGTAATAGCCACATTGATGGCGGGAATAATACTTATCATCTTTGGGTTGTTAAGATTCGGCTCTTTAATTAAATACATATCTTATCCAATAACAGTTGGATTTACAGCAGGAATAGCTGTTACATTATTCTCTACTCAAGTTAAGGATTTCTTAGGGTTAGCAATAAATAAAATACCATCAGAATTTTTACCAAAATGGTCAATGTACATATCTAACATGGGAACATTAAGTTGGCAAACTTTAAGTCTAGGCATTTTTTCTTTATTAGTTTTAATAATATGGCCTAAATTTAGTAAAAAAGTACCGGGAGCGTTAGTCGCACTAATATTATCTACTCTTCTAGCTTATTTTTTAAAGCTAGATGTGGCAACTATAGGAACTCAATTTGGAGAAATATCATCAAAAGTAGCACTACCTAAATTACCAGGAATAGATATTATCACGTTACAAAAGTTAATTAAGCCAGCTTTTACTATAGCCACTTTAGCAGCTATAGAATCTTTATTATCTGCAGTTGTAGCAGATGGTATGATAGGTGAAAAACATAATTCAAATATGGAGTTAATAGCACAAGGGGTTGGAAATATTGCGTCAGCTTTGTTTGGAGGAATACCAGCTACAGGAGCTATTGCAAGAACAGCAGCTAATGTTAAGAATGGAGGAAGAACTCCTATAGCGGGAATGGTACATGCTATAACATTATTATTAATAATGAAGATTTTTATGCCCTTAGCAAAGTACATTCCGTTGACTACTTTAGCAGCTATATTAATAGTTGTATCTTATAATATGAGTGGATGGAGAATTTTTAAAGCTATGCTAAAAGCACCAAAAAGTGATGTAATAATATTATTAGCTACATTTTTTCTAACAGTTATATTTGATTTAGTAATAGCTATAGAAGTAGGGATATTCATATCCATGTGCTTATTTATGAGAAAAATGGCTTTGGCTATAGAAGTTAATGAATTGGATGAAAATTATTGTTCTAAAAAATTAAGTCTAGAAAGTATACATACAAATAAAATAGGTAATGAAATATTAATATATGACATAAATGGCCCACTATTTTTTGCAGGTATAGATAATTTTATATCTTCAATAGAAAGCCTAGATACAGAGTCAAAAGTGGTTATATTAAGAATGAAAAATATGCCTGTACTAGATGTTACAGCTTATAGTGAGTTAAAGAAAATAGAAAAACTATGTATAGAAGAGGAAATAAAATTAATTATGTCCGAAGTACAAGCTCAACCTATGGGGGTTATGGAAAATATGGGCATGGTTTCAAGATTAGGGAAAAATAGATTTATAAGAACTTTAGAGGAAGCTATAAAAGCAGCTAATAATTGTTGTATTAGTTAA
- a CDS encoding response regulator transcription factor, with protein sequence MNYKILIVDDDKTIVEFLQIFLIKEGYEVKFSYNGEEALNKIENEKFDLILMDIMMPKIDGFEAIKIIRKLINTPIIFLTAKDNQQDKIKGFISGCDDYITKPFDLVELSLRMSAILRRSNVRELEDDKDIIKIKDLELNLKEHTLYKGEGEITLTPKEFDILCLLARNKGRVFPSSELYERVWGQEFLENDNSLLTHIRNLREKLNDTVKNSKYIKTVWGVGYKIEKEA encoded by the coding sequence GTGAATTATAAAATATTAATAGTAGATGATGATAAAACTATAGTGGAATTTTTACAAATATTTTTAATTAAGGAAGGGTATGAGGTAAAGTTTTCTTATAATGGAGAAGAAGCTTTAAATAAAATAGAAAATGAGAAGTTTGATTTGATTTTAATGGATATAATGATGCCTAAAATAGATGGATTTGAAGCTATTAAAATAATAAGAAAACTTATCAATACGCCGATTATATTTTTAACAGCAAAAGATAATCAGCAAGATAAAATTAAAGGATTCATTTCTGGATGTGATGATTACATAACAAAACCTTTTGATTTAGTAGAACTTTCTCTAAGAATGTCTGCTATTTTAAGAAGGAGTAATGTAAGGGAACTTGAAGATGACAAAGATATTATAAAAATTAAGGATTTAGAATTAAATTTAAAAGAGCACACTTTATATAAAGGAGAAGGTGAAATAACACTTACTCCAAAAGAATTTGATATTTTATGTTTACTTGCTAGAAATAAAGGGAGAGTCTTTCCTTCAAGTGAGTTATATGAAAGAGTATGGGGACAAGAATTTTTAGAAAATGATAATAGTTTGTTAACACACATTAGAAATTTAAGAGAAAAGTTAAATGATACAGTGAAGAATTCAAAATATATCAAAACTGTTTGGGGAGTGGGTTATAAGATTGAAAAGGAAGCTTAG
- a CDS encoding ABC transporter permease subunit, translating to MRLIRNEIKKIILSRKYIVAMSIFLVLYACMSVLMCKDTLNSKPEILLSNNEKNLGYWQKEKEDKNISKKRKSEIDQNIKYMERRNKDLKFEIANKNLDWKKRLKKDNNNLKKQIKEAEKKGENIEISEYNQRIAENEYYLNNNIKPTPNYEITAFNVMPKMNIFVGFLIISVIIAIMTSDSVSGEFNPATIKLLLTKPVSRERVLFSKFMASVLVCILSFLIIKILAFLVLGTVFSFGSFKEPMAYYSRYIANKDLIANIGLGVKPDLSSLKMSSIFKFVVLSEGINMLFIMATVSVCLLISTLTKKSSTSISISGVLFAVISIINTKQLDNATGGNLVIHKVMPYLFSTYSTGELVISREIIPKIGLPFVNIPFIIFILLAWTIGCYLISNFVFVKRDIL from the coding sequence ATGAGGCTAATAAGAAATGAAATAAAAAAAATTATACTATCAAGAAAATATATAGTTGCTATGAGCATATTTCTTGTTTTATATGCATGTATGAGCGTTTTAATGTGTAAAGATACATTAAATTCTAAACCTGAAATTTTATTAAGTAATAATGAAAAAAATTTAGGGTATTGGCAAAAAGAAAAAGAGGATAAGAATATATCTAAAAAAAGAAAGAGTGAAATAGATCAAAATATAAAATATATGGAAAGAAGAAATAAAGATTTAAAATTTGAAATTGCAAATAAAAATTTAGATTGGAAAAAGAGGCTTAAGAAAGATAATAATAATTTAAAAAAGCAGATAAAAGAGGCAGAAAAAAAGGGAGAGAATATAGAAATAAGTGAATATAATCAGCGAATAGCAGAAAATGAGTATTATCTAAACAATAATATTAAGCCTACACCAAATTATGAAATAACTGCATTTAACGTTATGCCTAAAATGAACATCTTCGTGGGATTCTTAATTATATCAGTAATTATAGCAATAATGACTTCTGATTCTGTGTCAGGAGAATTTAACCCAGCTACCATAAAACTTCTTTTAACCAAACCAGTTTCTAGGGAAAGAGTTTTATTTTCAAAGTTTATGGCTTCAGTTCTAGTTTGTATTTTATCATTTTTAATTATAAAAATATTAGCATTTTTAGTTTTAGGTACAGTGTTTAGTTTTGGATCTTTTAAAGAGCCAATGGCTTATTATAGTAGATATATTGCGAATAAAGATTTAATTGCAAATATAGGTTTGGGAGTAAAACCGGATTTAAGTAGTTTGAAAATGTCTTCTATTTTTAAATTTGTAGTATTGAGCGAAGGCATAAATATGCTATTTATAATGGCTACTGTATCAGTATGTTTATTGATTTCTACACTAACTAAAAAAAGTTCAACTTCTATTAGTATTAGTGGCGTATTGTTTGCTGTAATATCTATTATAAATACTAAACAATTAGATAACGCTACTGGAGGAAACTTAGTAATTCATAAAGTTATGCCTTACTTGTTTTCCACTTATAGTACTGGAGAACTTGTAATAAGTAGAGAGATAATTCCTAAAATTGGGTTACCATTTGTAAATATACCTTTTATCATATTTATTCTTTTAGCCTGGACTATAGGATGTTATTTAATATCTAATTTTGTTTTTGTAAAAAGAGATATACTATAA
- a CDS encoding RNA polymerase sigma factor has product MGLSDEELVNEIISGNQSAMEVLVSRNYKLVYAFIYRNVGEYNTTLDLTQESFIKIMKNLKIFKSHKGNFQCWILKIALNVCKDYWKSAYVKHNTVNDSSLEQVYEEENIINYLEKIEERQEIKKAMMLLPEEQREVIILRYYNDLKIRDIANITEIKESTVKSRLRLAIGKLKTLLQRGDSNERNKRSI; this is encoded by the coding sequence TTGGGACTGAGTGATGAAGAATTGGTTAATGAAATTATTAGTGGAAACCAATCTGCTATGGAAGTACTTGTAAGTAGAAATTATAAATTGGTATATGCTTTTATATATAGAAATGTAGGAGAGTATAATACTACACTGGATTTGACCCAGGAGAGCTTTATAAAAATTATGAAAAACTTAAAAATCTTTAAAAGTCATAAAGGTAATTTTCAATGTTGGATTTTGAAGATAGCTTTAAATGTTTGTAAAGATTATTGGAAAAGCGCTTATGTTAAACATAACACTGTTAATGACAGCTCTTTAGAGCAGGTTTATGAAGAGGAAAATATTATAAATTATTTAGAAAAGATTGAAGAAAGACAGGAAATTAAAAAAGCCATGATGTTATTGCCAGAAGAACAAAGAGAAGTAATTATATTAAGATACTATAATGATTTGAAAATAAGGGATATAGCTAATATAACAGAAATAAAGGAGTCCACTGTAAAATCAAGATTAAGGCTTGCTATAGGAAAGCTTAAAACATTATTACAAAGGGGGGATAGTAATGAAAGAAACAAAAGAAGTATTTAA
- a CDS encoding sensor histidine kinase, protein MLLFIIALIITVFGVGIALGRLDISSYNINKFLFPDDFKNEFIIREYKKTVGERVDKFVKENINQLKKSHKMDEKLKKEFPYDFRGKTLVYIINSNGEILSSNNEENFYNVRKSMIKEGLQIKKYENDITINIREIKKVNDNLYILINHDSVIDGDFIIMYTELFVFMIIFAILAKGRLRYIIFIEKGVKKLYSSNFEEKIPLKYNNELTSLAMALNDMGDTIKENKKNEEEFLLNISHDLRTPLTSILGFLNLLKQKKYDTDEEREGYINTIEEQSVYLKILIDEFFQFSKLKWKNVKLDKENINLQEILRQISDGFYPQLKENSITISMNFPEKPLYKEVDVEKFMRVLENVISNAIKYSYKGTEISLNLYENKDRIVMEFWNTPIEALKEDELDFLFKRFYKKDLSRSNKGAGLGLAIALEVIKLHEGELYAVMKNKKLGIIIKL, encoded by the coding sequence ATGCTACTTTTTATTATAGCTTTAATAATCACAGTTTTTGGAGTTGGTATAGCTTTAGGACGTTTAGATATTTCATCATACAATATCAATAAGTTTTTATTCCCAGATGATTTTAAAAATGAATTTATAATAAGAGAATATAAAAAAACTGTTGGAGAACGGGTAGATAAGTTTGTAAAGGAAAATATAAATCAATTAAAAAAATCACATAAAATGGATGAAAAACTTAAAAAGGAATTTCCCTATGATTTTAGGGGGAAAACTTTAGTTTATATTATTAATTCAAATGGAGAAATACTAAGCTCTAATAATGAAGAAAATTTTTATAATGTACGTAAATCCATGATAAAAGAGGGATTGCAAATAAAAAAATATGAAAATGATATTACTATAAATATTAGAGAAATAAAGAAAGTAAATGATAATTTATATATATTAATAAATCATGATTCTGTAATAGATGGGGATTTTATTATAATGTATACGGAATTATTTGTATTTATGATTATTTTTGCAATACTTGCAAAAGGAAGATTGAGGTATATTATATTTATTGAAAAAGGAGTAAAGAAACTTTATTCATCAAATTTTGAAGAGAAAATACCATTGAAATATAATAATGAACTTACATCTTTGGCTATGGCATTAAATGATATGGGAGATACAATAAAAGAAAATAAAAAGAATGAGGAAGAATTTTTATTAAATATATCTCATGACTTAAGGACTCCGTTAACATCTATATTAGGGTTCCTAAATCTTTTAAAACAGAAAAAGTATGATACAGATGAAGAAAGAGAAGGGTATATAAATACTATTGAAGAGCAAAGCGTATACTTAAAAATTCTTATAGACGAATTTTTTCAATTTTCAAAGTTAAAATGGAAAAATGTTAAACTAGATAAAGAAAATATAAATCTCCAAGAGATTCTACGTCAAATAAGTGATGGATTTTATCCACAACTAAAAGAAAATAGTATCACTATATCTATGAATTTTCCTGAAAAACCTTTATATAAAGAGGTTGATGTTGAAAAATTTATGAGAGTATTAGAAAATGTAATATCTAATGCTATAAAATATAGCTATAAAGGAACAGAAATTAGTTTAAATTTATATGAAAATAAAGATAGAATAGTAATGGAATTTTGGAATACTCCTATAGAAGCTCTAAAGGAAGATGAATTAGATTTTTTATTTAAAAGATTTTATAAAAAAGATTTATCAAGAAGTAATAAAGGAGCAGGATTGGGACTTGCTATAGCTCTAGAGGTAATAAAACTTCATGAAGGAGAGTTATATGCAGTAATGAAAAATAAGAAATTGGGAATTATAATAAAATTATAA
- a CDS encoding GIY-YIG nuclease family protein — protein sequence MAYVYIVECRDGTLYTGWTTDIERRISEHNKGKGAKYTRVRRPVVLKHSEKFDTNREAMKRECEIKKLSRKDKIKLFNYN from the coding sequence ATGGCATATGTTTATATAGTAGAATGTAGAGATGGAACCTTATATACAGGATGGACAACAGATATTGAAAGAAGAATAAGTGAGCACAATAAAGGAAAGGGTGCAAAATATACAAGAGTCAGAAGACCAGTAGTTTTAAAACATTCTGAGAAATTTGATACAAATAGAGAAGCTATGAAAAGAGAATGTGAAATAAAAAAACTATCCAGAAAGGATAAAATAAAATTATTTAATTATAATTAG
- a CDS encoding ABC transporter permease — translation MELLKQELYKIFSKKHLFLILALMLLFVYGPNFFMSITDIKDEYGSTNTLYNYTKPFEGKITKEKEDKIFSIFKSNKDKDRNSKVTGIYERIWCNYSEQKRPRFVAIADILRHADLPFYNEKLDNRPHDFKGYKLDELNKDLKELKKAGRENTYEYKNKNAANNMYKKLLEPKFFYIEGWQYISSFVSDTNFTIIFIMLLLGISPIFSEEYKTKVSTIILSSKKGRSECVRAKILAAIIYAILIAFICNLIGTIVITKMYGIEGFNAPMQSLFEFSCSPYNFTISQFYLTLFFTSIIGAILFVLLILLISNITKSSMMTFFISGFIFVFPMLLEKFIGVDNVWWKKPLISLSITQIFNATKIYDVFSTINIFGHPLIYPYFILIYSIVLGTLLTYILHRKLKYEEIK, via the coding sequence ATGGAGTTATTAAAACAAGAGTTATACAAGATATTTTCCAAGAAGCATTTGTTTTTGATACTGGCTTTGATGCTTTTGTTTGTCTATGGACCTAATTTTTTTATGTCAATTACGGATATTAAAGATGAATATGGATCAACAAATACATTATATAATTATACAAAGCCTTTTGAAGGAAAAATAACTAAAGAAAAAGAAGATAAGATATTTAGTATTTTTAAAAGTAATAAAGATAAGGATAGAAATTCTAAAGTTACAGGAATATATGAGAGAATATGGTGTAATTATTCAGAACAGAAACGACCAAGATTTGTAGCTATAGCTGATATTTTAAGACACGCAGATCTTCCTTTTTATAATGAAAAGTTAGATAATAGACCACATGATTTTAAAGGGTATAAATTAGATGAATTAAATAAAGATTTAAAAGAACTTAAAAAAGCAGGAAGAGAAAATACCTATGAATATAAAAATAAGAATGCAGCTAATAATATGTATAAAAAACTTTTAGAACCTAAATTTTTTTATATAGAAGGTTGGCAATATATATCTTCTTTTGTAAGTGATACAAATTTTACCATTATATTTATAATGCTTTTGTTAGGGATTTCACCTATTTTTTCAGAGGAATATAAAACTAAAGTATCTACTATAATTTTATCTAGCAAAAAAGGTAGAAGTGAGTGTGTTAGAGCAAAAATATTAGCGGCGATTATATATGCTATACTTATAGCTTTTATATGTAATCTTATAGGTACTATTGTAATAACTAAAATGTATGGTATAGAAGGATTTAATGCACCTATGCAATCTTTATTTGAGTTTAGCTGCTCTCCGTACAATTTTACTATATCACAGTTTTACCTTACATTATTTTTTACAAGTATAATAGGAGCTATTTTATTTGTATTATTGATATTATTGATATCTAACATTACCAAATCCTCTATGATGACTTTTTTTATTTCTGGTTTTATATTTGTATTTCCAATGTTATTAGAAAAGTTCATTGGTGTGGATAATGTTTGGTGGAAAAAGCCATTGATAAGTTTAAGTATTACACAAATTTTTAATGCTACAAAAATATATGATGTATTTAGTACAATTAATATATTTGGACATCCTTTAATTTATCCTTATTTTATTTTAATTTATTCTATTGTATTAGGAACATTATTAACTTATATTTTACATAGGAAATTAAAATATGAAGAGATAAAATAA